DNA from Bacteroides zoogleoformans:
GATGGACTGGACGTTTGCTGTTGCACTTTCCTGAGACAGTCGGGCAAATGGAGCTTCCACATAGATTGTGCAAAAGGCTACAGCTATCCGGAAGAAATAAAACAGAGACTTGGCACCGGCGCACAACGGATGAGTGCTTTGGACTTTATCGCTTTTCATAGTTCCTATGGCAAGTTTCTCGGCGAACGGGTAAACGACTTTATGCGGGAATTCAACGTACGACCGGACATTATAGCCTCTCATGGACATACCATCTTCCACGAACCGCAAAAGAGAATCATGTATCAAATAGGAGACGGTGCCGCCATAGCGGCCGAAACCCGGATTCCTACCATATCGGATTTCCGTCGGTTGGACATCATGTTGGGCGGTCAAGGTGCTCCGCTTGTACCAATAGGAGACCGCCTGCTCTTTGCCGAATATGATTATTGCCTGAACATAGGCGGATTCTCCAACATTTCGTTCGAACAGGAGGGAAAGCGCATCGCCTTCGATATCAGTCCGGTTAATTATGTCATTAACCATTATTGCCGGCAAATAGGACTGGAATTTGATCGTGACGGAGGCATCGCCCGCCAAGGCACTGTCTGTCAAAATCTTTTAGATGAATTGAACGACATGGATTTCTATCGTCAATCAGGTCCTAAATCATTGGGTCGCGAGTGGGTAGAAACGCTTGTTTATCCGATGCTGGAACGTTATGAGTTGAGCATGGAGGACAGATTGTGTACGTTTTATGAGCATGCCGCCCATCAAGTGGAACGTGCTATCACAGTGCATCCGCTTTCAGGAGGCAGCGGTAAGTTGCTGATTACTGGCGGAGGCGCTTTCAACAAGTTCCTGATAGAACGGATCGGTACGCTCTGCCCGTGCAAGATCGTCATTCCCGACCGACAAATCATTGAATATAAAGAAGCTTTGATATTTGCTTTCCTCGGTGCGCTCTACATGACCGATGAACCCGGCTGCCTCGCTTCCGTAACAGGAGCTTCGACAGATAATATAGGAGGGATGTTGTTCAAGATTCAATAAATAAGTTCCTATGTTTAAAATCGGAAGTGACGGATAACAGAAGATAGCCCTAAAAAAGCTATACCATTATAGTTAACTTTGTAAGTGAAAAAAACAATATTAACTCATAACGATATAGCTTATGAAACGTGTACAAAGTAACACATTAGATTTTAGTGGACAAAATATTTACGTAGGAATTGATGTCCACCTGAAGAGTTGGTCGGTAGCAATCTTATCGAAACATTCAGTACTGAGAAGATTCAGACAAGATCCGGAGCCGGAAGCGTTGCATAAATATTTGGTAAGCAATTATCCGGGTGCCAATTACTTCTCAGTTTATGAAGCCGGTTTCTGTGGCTTCTGGATACACGAGAAGTTGACGGATTTAGGTATCAACAATATAGTGGTCAATCCTGCGGATGTTCCGACGATGAGCAAGGAGAAATTACGTAAGACCGATGCGGTGGATTGCAACAAGCTCGCCCGTGAGTTACGTTCAGGTTCGTTAGAAGGGATATATGTTCCGGGAACTGACATCCTGGAAATGCGCTCTTTGATAAGGCTGAGAAACCTGATAGTAAAAGACAGCACACGTGCCAAGAACCGTATCAAATCATTGCTTCGTTTCCATGGAGTGGAAATACCGGAAGAATTTACCCGGAGTTCAATCGGGTGCTGGTCGAAGCGTTTTCTGAATTGGCTGCACTGCCTTGAACTCTCAACGGAGTATGGAAAGAAAACACTGGAGCTTCACCTTGAGCAGTTCATCCGCTTGAGGAAGATGCTGCTGCAGGAAACACGTGCCATCCGTGAAATATCCCGGAAAGCACCATTCGACAAACCGATACGCCTGCTGACATCCGTTCCGGGTATAGGTGTTACAACCGCCGCTACCCTGATGGTCGAGATTGACGATATTGTCCGTTTCAGCAATGCGGACCATTTAGCCTCTTTCATTGGATTGGTTCCCATGTGTCATTCCAGTGGTGATAATGATAATGTGGGTGACATTACACCCCGTCGGCATTTCATGCTCCGGTGTCTGTTGGTGGAAGCCGCATGGGTTGCCATCCGGAAAGACCCGGCCATGACAATGGCTTATACGGAATACCGGAAACGGATGAATCCGCAAAAGGCTATTGTGAAAATTGCCAGACGGTTAGTGAACAGAGTCTATTCTGTACTTAAACATGAAAAGGAATATGTGCCATGTGTTATCAAATGATATAGAATCCTATAAGGTAAAACAACTTTCTTTTGAGAGAAATACTACATATCTTTTGCGGCTTTGAAGTCCGCTCAAAAAAGTCTGTAACTCTCATTACATGGTTTGACTGATAAAGGAACTTGCGGCTCACTTCGTTGATGTCCGCTGTGGAAAGTTTGTTTTACCATAGGATTTTGGCTCAGGTTTTCTTAGCCATATCAGACAGTATCAGTAATACAAAAAGAGAGGCGTGTAACCGCCTCCACAAGTAGCATTACTGCGTGCCGTCAGGATGCTTATCGCTGGTAGGTTGCTCCTCAGCAGAGCCTACTTCCTCTTAACATCCTGATACAAAGATATAATACAAAAGTTAATTATTAATGAATTATCCAACTTTGTTTGGATTTTAAATGGAAAATAAAATATGGGAAAATCGAAAGAAGCGTGGGAAATAATATCCGGTGAATATCTGCATAAAGCCCCTTGGCTCACCGTGCGGAAAGACCATGTTGTGTTACCCAACGGGAATCACATCCTTTCTTATTATATTTTGGAATATCCGGATTGGGTAAACACTATTGCCATCACACGGGACAGACAGTTCGTATTTATCCGCCAATACCGTCACGGGCTGCAAAAAACGTCTTATGAGCTTTGTGCCGGAGTCTGCGAGAAAGAAGATGCCTCGCCGTTGATTTCGGCGCAGCGCGAACTGCTGGAAGAAACCGGCTATGGAAACGGGAAATGGAAAGAATATATGCAAGTTTCTCCTAATCCAAGTACACATACCAACATCACATATTGTTTTCTGGCCACAGATGTGGAAAAAATTTCCGAGCCACATCTCGAAGATACGGAAAGCCTGACGGTACATCTGCTCTCCCTGCAAGAAGTGAAAGAAATATTGCAGCGAGGAGAAATACTACAAGCACTGATGGTTGCCCCTCTCTGGAAATACATGGTCGAAAACGGATTATGAGGGAAAATTATTCGAACGGTTTGCGGAAAACACAACCACTCCTCCACTCTGAGCACCCGTAAGCCGTTCTTCCTTTTATAATGGTGCCTTTGCCGCAGAGGGGGCAAGGAGTGCCAATCAAGAGGTCCGTTGCTTGTTGAGGCGACGTTGTGATGCTTGCCGCATCTTCCTTTTCCACCCCTTTCTTCCGCGGTGCTCTCTTCTTGAGTTCTTGTTTGGAGCTATCACTTTTTCCTGTTTCCTTGACAGAGGGCTGTCCGCTTTTTACCTCCGCAGCCGGTATGGTGATATGACGATTGCTATTATCGGAAAGCACATTCATCACCACCTCGGATACCATCTGCTTCAGTTCATTCAGAAATTGCCCGGCATTATACATACGTTTCTCTATCTCACGGAGCTTCTTCTCCCAAATACCGGTCAGCTCTGCCGACTTCAACAGTTCTTCACGGATAATCTGTATCAATTCCACCCCCGTAGGAGTAGCTATCAGATTCTTCTTTTCCTTACGGATATAGTTCCGCTTGAACAGTGTCTCGATAATGGCTGCACGCGTAGACGGTCGGCCGATACCATTTTCTTTTAAAGCATCGCGAAGTTCATCGTTGTCCACCAACTTTCCGGCAGTCTCCATGGCACGAAGCAGGGTGGCTTCAGTATAAGGGCGGGGCGGCTGTGTCCATTTTTCCATCAGCTCAGGCAAGTGAGGACCGCTTTCTCCTTTCACAAA
Protein-coding regions in this window:
- a CDS encoding anhydro-N-acetylmuramic acid kinase, translated to MKDFQIQAIGLMSGTSLDGLDVCCCTFLRQSGKWSFHIDCAKGYSYPEEIKQRLGTGAQRMSALDFIAFHSSYGKFLGERVNDFMREFNVRPDIIASHGHTIFHEPQKRIMYQIGDGAAIAAETRIPTISDFRRLDIMLGGQGAPLVPIGDRLLFAEYDYCLNIGGFSNISFEQEGKRIAFDISPVNYVINHYCRQIGLEFDRDGGIARQGTVCQNLLDELNDMDFYRQSGPKSLGREWVETLVYPMLERYELSMEDRLCTFYEHAAHQVERAITVHPLSGGSGKLLITGGGAFNKFLIERIGTLCPCKIVIPDRQIIEYKEALIFAFLGALYMTDEPGCLASVTGASTDNIGGMLFKIQ
- a CDS encoding NUDIX hydrolase, which encodes MGKSKEAWEIISGEYLHKAPWLTVRKDHVVLPNGNHILSYYILEYPDWVNTIAITRDRQFVFIRQYRHGLQKTSYELCAGVCEKEDASPLISAQRELLEETGYGNGKWKEYMQVSPNPSTHTNITYCFLATDVEKISEPHLEDTESLTVHLLSLQEVKEILQRGEILQALMVAPLWKYMVENGL
- a CDS encoding IS110 family RNA-guided transposase, with the protein product MKRVQSNTLDFSGQNIYVGIDVHLKSWSVAILSKHSVLRRFRQDPEPEALHKYLVSNYPGANYFSVYEAGFCGFWIHEKLTDLGINNIVVNPADVPTMSKEKLRKTDAVDCNKLARELRSGSLEGIYVPGTDILEMRSLIRLRNLIVKDSTRAKNRIKSLLRFHGVEIPEEFTRSSIGCWSKRFLNWLHCLELSTEYGKKTLELHLEQFIRLRKMLLQETRAIREISRKAPFDKPIRLLTSVPGIGVTTAATLMVEIDDIVRFSNADHLASFIGLVPMCHSSGDNDNVGDITPRRHFMLRCLLVEAAWVAIRKDPAMTMAYTEYRKRMNPQKAIVKIARRLVNRVYSVLKHEKEYVPCVIK